One Gallus gallus isolate bGalGal1 chromosome 11, bGalGal1.mat.broiler.GRCg7b, whole genome shotgun sequence DNA window includes the following coding sequences:
- the CHST8 gene encoding carbohydrate sulfotransferase 8 isoform X1 — protein MRLTCMFSFILLFGAAGLVVFIHLQDPEEIVHQQTPGIKYHMGFQQPKKDCISSKNQDRRLRKSTADGVATVRLSGSLHPSENVPSKLQSTDRRQSSTTFIKDYQEKGEETNSIRLHKRRRRFVIKKSPILISMNSSTVNLPTLKSDDRNNKWKSLYQIQSKRKQIMKETCSKYKSNNRRIITPYHVSRIFVEDKYRVLYCEVPKAGCSNWKRVLMVLNGLASSTKDIQHNTVHYGNYLKRLDGFDRKGIYHRLNTYTKMLFIREPFEKLVSAFRDKFEHPNNYYHPVFGKAIISRYRVNATKEALRTGSGVKFKEFIQYLLDVHRPVGMDIHWDHVNRLCSPCLIDYDFVGKFESMEEDANFFLHLIGAPQNLTFPKFKDRHSNEERTTTKITQQYFAQLSPSQRQRSYDFYYMDYLMFNYSKPFEDLY, from the exons gGATAAAATATCACATGGGATTCCAGCAACCAAAAAAA GACTGCATTTCCAGCAAAAACCAGGATAGAAGATTAAGAAAAAGTACTGCAGACGGAGTAGCAACAGTAAGGCTGAGCGGTTCATTACACCCATCTGAAAACGTGCCCTCCAAGCTTCAAAGCACAGACAGGAGGCAAAGCAGCACAACGTTTATTAAAGATTATCAAGAGAAAGGTGAGGAAACTAATTCAATAAGGCTCCATAAACGGAGGAGGAGGTTTGTAATTAAGAAGAGCCCAATTCTGATTTCCATGAACAGTTCCACTGTCAACTTGCCCACACTTAAATCTGACGACAGAAATAACAAATGGAAAAGTCTTTACCAGatacaaagcaaaagaaagcaaataatgaaGGAAACTTGTTCTAAGTACAAGAGTAATAACAGAAGAATAATCACTCCTTATCACGTTTCTAGAATATTTGTAGAAGACAAATACAGAGTTTTATACTGTGAAGTACCAAAAGCTGGCTGCTCTAACTGGAAACGGGTGCTCATGGTTCTCAATGGGCTGGCTTCTTCCACTAAAGATATACAACACAACACAGTGCACTATGGCAACTATCTAAAAAGGCTGGATGGGTTTGATCGCAAAGGAATTTATCACAGGCTCAACACTTACACAAAGATGCTTTTTATTCGCGAACCTTTTGAAAAGCTGGTATCTGCCTTTCGGGACAAGTTTGAACATCCCAACAATTACTATCATCCTGTATTTGGAAAAGCCATCATTTCCAGATACCGTGTCAATGCCACCAAGGAAGCATTAAGGACAGGCTCCGGGGTCAAATTTAAAGAGTTCATTCAATATCTCCTGGATGTACATAGGCCAGTGGGTATGGACATCCACTGGGATCACGTCAATAGGCTTTGCAGCCCGTGTCTAATAGATTACGACTTTGTTGGGAAATTTGAAAGTATGGAAGAAGATGCAAACTTTTTCTTGCACCTAATTGGTGCTCCACAAAATTTGACTTTCCCTAAGTTCAAAGATAGGCACTCCAACGAAGAAAGAACTACCACTAAAATCACACAACAGTACTTTGCACAGCTTTCTCCCTCTCAAAGGCAACGAAGTTATGACTTTTACTACATGGATTATTTGATGTTTAACTACTCAAAACCTTTTGAAGATTTATATTGA
- the CHST8 gene encoding carbohydrate sulfotransferase 8 isoform X2 produces the protein MGFQQPKKDCISSKNQDRRLRKSTADGVATVRLSGSLHPSENVPSKLQSTDRRQSSTTFIKDYQEKGEETNSIRLHKRRRRFVIKKSPILISMNSSTVNLPTLKSDDRNNKWKSLYQIQSKRKQIMKETCSKYKSNNRRIITPYHVSRIFVEDKYRVLYCEVPKAGCSNWKRVLMVLNGLASSTKDIQHNTVHYGNYLKRLDGFDRKGIYHRLNTYTKMLFIREPFEKLVSAFRDKFEHPNNYYHPVFGKAIISRYRVNATKEALRTGSGVKFKEFIQYLLDVHRPVGMDIHWDHVNRLCSPCLIDYDFVGKFESMEEDANFFLHLIGAPQNLTFPKFKDRHSNEERTTTKITQQYFAQLSPSQRQRSYDFYYMDYLMFNYSKPFEDLY, from the exons ATGGGATTCCAGCAACCAAAAAAA GACTGCATTTCCAGCAAAAACCAGGATAGAAGATTAAGAAAAAGTACTGCAGACGGAGTAGCAACAGTAAGGCTGAGCGGTTCATTACACCCATCTGAAAACGTGCCCTCCAAGCTTCAAAGCACAGACAGGAGGCAAAGCAGCACAACGTTTATTAAAGATTATCAAGAGAAAGGTGAGGAAACTAATTCAATAAGGCTCCATAAACGGAGGAGGAGGTTTGTAATTAAGAAGAGCCCAATTCTGATTTCCATGAACAGTTCCACTGTCAACTTGCCCACACTTAAATCTGACGACAGAAATAACAAATGGAAAAGTCTTTACCAGatacaaagcaaaagaaagcaaataatgaaGGAAACTTGTTCTAAGTACAAGAGTAATAACAGAAGAATAATCACTCCTTATCACGTTTCTAGAATATTTGTAGAAGACAAATACAGAGTTTTATACTGTGAAGTACCAAAAGCTGGCTGCTCTAACTGGAAACGGGTGCTCATGGTTCTCAATGGGCTGGCTTCTTCCACTAAAGATATACAACACAACACAGTGCACTATGGCAACTATCTAAAAAGGCTGGATGGGTTTGATCGCAAAGGAATTTATCACAGGCTCAACACTTACACAAAGATGCTTTTTATTCGCGAACCTTTTGAAAAGCTGGTATCTGCCTTTCGGGACAAGTTTGAACATCCCAACAATTACTATCATCCTGTATTTGGAAAAGCCATCATTTCCAGATACCGTGTCAATGCCACCAAGGAAGCATTAAGGACAGGCTCCGGGGTCAAATTTAAAGAGTTCATTCAATATCTCCTGGATGTACATAGGCCAGTGGGTATGGACATCCACTGGGATCACGTCAATAGGCTTTGCAGCCCGTGTCTAATAGATTACGACTTTGTTGGGAAATTTGAAAGTATGGAAGAAGATGCAAACTTTTTCTTGCACCTAATTGGTGCTCCACAAAATTTGACTTTCCCTAAGTTCAAAGATAGGCACTCCAACGAAGAAAGAACTACCACTAAAATCACACAACAGTACTTTGCACAGCTTTCTCCCTCTCAAAGGCAACGAAGTTATGACTTTTACTACATGGATTATTTGATGTTTAACTACTCAAAACCTTTTGAAGATTTATATTGA